GTGGCTGTGGGGCAGGCAGGCGTGGATGCCGAGGCCCGCGTACATGGCGCCGATGGGCTGACAGGTCTTGGCCGGGTTAACTGCCAGGGCTTTTCTTTCTACAATCTCTTTGGGTGTATGTCGAAGCAGCATAAGTTTCTCCTGTTGCTTTTATATCTTAAAGTTTTAACGTTTAACTATTATTTTACAGCCTGTTTGCAGGACATTAAGCTTCCTGCCAAGGGGCTTTCAGGTAATCCCAGATGTTGGCGTTGAGCATGCGGTCAATTTCATCATAAAAGTTCATTGCACCTTTAAATACCGCATAGGGTCCGCCTGAATCATAGGAGTGGAGCTGCTTCATGGGAATACCGTGTTTCTGGACTGCGTACTTTTCCTTGATACCGGCACAGAAGATGTCGGGCTTGTACATTTCGATCAGGGTTTCTGTTTCATGCTGGCTGATGTCATCAACAATCAGGGACCCTTCTGCCATGTCAGGTACCATGCCTTCATACTCTTTGAACGGAAAGCCTTTTGCTTCCAGGGCTTTCATCTGATCTTCGGTCTTTCTGGGGTTGTACCGGGTCTCATCCGCTTCAATTTCCAGTTCCTCGATGTTCCTGGAATCCGCGTCAATCTTGATGTCCGGAATGACGTGGCGTCCTTCATAGTCATCCCTGTGGGCAAACTCGTAACCGGCGGAGAGTACTTCCATGCCGATGTCCCTGAACAGTTCCTGGTAGTGATGGGCACGGGAGCCGCCAACGAACATCATGGCGGTTTTACCTTCACAGCGGGGTTTGATCTCTGCGATCTTGGCTTCAACAGGACCCATTTCCTCGGCAATTACCTTTTCAACGGTGTCGATGAGCTCCTGGTCTTCAAAATAAGCTGCGATTTTACGCAGACTGCTGGCGGTGGACCGGGGTCCCAGGAAACTGATCTTGATCCAGGGGATACCGTATTTGATCTCGAGCATGTCCGCCACGTAGTTAATTGATCTGTGGCACATAACCGCGTTCAGGTCTGCGGTGTGGCAGTTGGCAAACTGGTCAACGGTAGAGTTGCCGGAGAATGTGGACACAACACTGATGCCGCATTTTTCCAGCAGGTCGTCAATAATGAATGCGTCGCCGCCGATGTTGTACTCACCCAAAAGGTTGATCTTAAATTTGGCGTCGGAGATGGTGTCATCCAGACCCACAACATGGGTAAAAATAGCGTTGTTGGCAATATGATGACCTGCAGACTGACTTACACCTTTGTAACCTTCACAGGAGAAACCAAATATATTGATGCCAAGTTTTGCCTTCATCTCCCTGGCTACGGCATGGATGTCATCACCGATCAGGCCCACCGGACAGGTGGAGAAGATGGAGATGGATTTGGGTTTGAAAATGTCGTAAGCTTCCTGGATGGCAGCCTTGAGCTTCTTTTCCCCGCCGAAAACAATGTCTTCGTCCTGCATGTCCGTG
This window of the uncultured Desulfobacter sp. genome carries:
- the nifD gene encoding nitrogenase molybdenum-iron protein alpha chain, with the protein product MTGERTITVNPEDVKKEILAKYPPKVARKRGKQITPVSSEEEKEGLKVGANVRTVPGIITQRGCCYAGCKGVIMGPTRDIINLTHGPIGCGFYSWLTRRNQTRPETPESDNFMPYCFSTDMQDEDIVFGGEKKLKAAIQEAYDIFKPKSISIFSTCPVGLIGDDIHAVAREMKAKLGINIFGFSCEGYKGVSQSAGHHIANNAIFTHVVGLDDTISDAKFKINLLGEYNIGGDAFIIDDLLEKCGISVVSTFSGNSTVDQFANCHTADLNAVMCHRSINYVADMLEIKYGIPWIKISFLGPRSTASSLRKIAAYFEDQELIDTVEKVIAEEMGPVEAKIAEIKPRCEGKTAMMFVGGSRAHHYQELFRDIGMEVLSAGYEFAHRDDYEGRHVIPDIKIDADSRNIEELEIEADETRYNPRKTEDQMKALEAKGFPFKEYEGMVPDMAEGSLIVDDISQHETETLIEMYKPDIFCAGIKEKYAVQKHGIPMKQLHSYDSGGPYAVFKGAMNFYDEIDRMLNANIWDYLKAPWQEA